Proteins co-encoded in one Pocillopora verrucosa isolate sample1 chromosome 1, ASM3666991v2, whole genome shotgun sequence genomic window:
- the LOC131785501 gene encoding enolase-phosphatase E1 isoform X5, producing MNKNRREASSSSYARGMGNFVSRARSKSRVVIEDIDDDEIEEINTQEVAETVRNNRSSRPRTRRQKQEAELSSGSEENGDWDEEELRQVLIMSRIEADKQEERRKMCGSFEDVISDVQGEIKPLRSDGLKTNVKECSKRSPGSEEDQRERAESPDLFSTPLEEKENPARKKVPRNVDSDTDHPNSPPLPVTVRSNGADLSDDSGKESSSYQAASSSRQHKTKVRRKLKLRRTKRDESGFPNLTGTKSDNDLTLEEVRGNDQKSQRENSKSGDNNNTGEKRKLEQDDDDITDDEEAIVVLEKKDLPKRQKLSSVVHDSDSDELQDVNKKGCKRSPDGIDDPSPKRMASTTLTVRLSRRYKNVQCRPTSLKEAMKANLYFAPPGVSIPAYTRIIIRMFEKYRRQLHKAQSRVKKLIPWGSPVVAGSRQGDTLDALSAKTTASVGTKGSPFTRGSLRRETSPGIKNYSDNDASERRRTLKSSSTTVQQPTASSTSSKSTSTVTAPPFKIDSDSDGDGDLMQSYLDQHCTPTKSSLAKKTLKSSARSGKISDFVETREIRGASLKGKSLLTKLTSSEGGVHSNSLRNNDPKEARKKATNVDVRDSEMLFDGSVNLDLDSVEIQSVAMGSSPPKGEKEKEIVANSAKTKGEAKGESPASKIDVLPDGREVENDVCLMETELENEGDVLRPPRHRSISRPFMEDDSTDDENECVRPATSEEEGTKTATTRNRKQKENVEEHLVSPQSESEAMLSRSILEKMGKEVEDDELKPSQALCNPDVTSSKLDKEPEAVGEFENTGSSLTASSSFVKQTEDIFVEEDHLEVTESQRTREKRSEAAERAAVAAENRLKTKTRRGLLEACSSSSQDHFEVKQPSEITEDALLESTVECPLCFERFTSKEIEAHASDCQGPPPQAQFGLQTNREEPGFRSKPGPSFRSVPSEGANTVYRTLSGERGELKNLRVVLQRSPLARQKLLQKDTSTSDSASAKRNLDFETSCATSGIFDQHGSSRSFDRGSRKPSRDTKGASRAESESEETVYEKNERETSPSVLNWLETSRTSEDVIFPFCPFSAEKKKAAQTFLGEYIPLNMSKERQENESGSTEEPEYRQTSCGTEEVESDSDSSVSSGICDDSLMMQYGAQRISARCKESRKIREEGTDENDIALAILGGRSKKRPLSLSKSSKAKKSRRPRDSESEESDEYHVVCELCNEKIPKEMYSQHVDEELEAKKRTSIAQRKVGVVTLKDRSQGSSRDKDRRVVAKNRQIEKPSQTVATEDTDELEVDWDDVSNSPIKCFQFTENSNSVVDFENQFEHLKESKNNKRQSKYGQKEPSYGRSGFRGGNKSSGNRGNNRGSYNRGYGRGKKYKKYRGSRGRK from the exons atgaataaaaatcgtCGTGAAGCCAGCAGCTCATCATATGCAAGAGGCATGGGAAATTTCGTCAGTCGGGCTCGGTCGAAGAGCAGAGTCGTGATCGAGGATATCGATGACGATGAAATTGAGGAAATAAATACG CAAGAGGTGGCAGAAACTGTGAGGAATAACAGGTCATCAAGACCGAGGACAAGGAGGCAAAAACAAGAGGCTGAATTAA GTAGTGGTAGTGAAGAGAATGGTGACTGGGATGAAGAGGAGTTACGA CAAGTTCTTATCATGAGTAGAATTGAGGCAGATAAGCAAgaggaaagaaggaaaatgtgtGGAAGTTTTGAAGATGTG ATTAGCGATGTTCAAGGGGAAATTAAGCCCCTGAGATCAGATGGACTGAAAACTAATGTGAAAGAATGTTCAAAAAGAAGCCCAG gTAGTGAAGAAGATCAAAGAGAGCGTGCTGAATCTCCAGACTTGTTCTCTACTCCtcttgaagaaaaagaaaacccagcCAGAAAGAAG GTGCCTAGGAATGTTGACAGTGACACAGACCATCCAAACAGCCCCCCTTTACCTGTCACTGTGAGGTCAAATGGTGCTGACCTAAGTGATGACAGTGGAAAAGAGTCAAGTTCCTATCAGGCTGCCTCTTCTTCCAG GCAGCACAAAACGAAGGTAAggagaaagttgaaattgagaAGAACTAAGAGAGACGAATCAGGCTTTCCAAACCTAACAGGAACAAAATCAGACAATGATTTGACTTTGGAAGAGGTTAGGGGTAATGATCAAAAATCTCAGAGGGAAAATTCCAAGAGTGGAGATAATAACAACACTGGAGAGAAGCGTAAACTTGAGCaagatgatgatgacataaCAGATGACGAGGAAGCAATTGTAGTATTGGAAAAGAAAGATCTTCCGAAACGGCAAAAACTGTCTTCAGTTGTGCACGATAGTGATTCAGATGAATTGCAAGATGTGAACAAGAAAGGTTGTAAAAGGTCACCTGATGGAATTGATGATCCTTCTCCAAAAAGAATGGCT TCTACAACTTTAACTGTTCGTCTATCTCGCCGATACAAGAATGTGCAGTGTAGACCCACCTCTCTAAAAGAAGCCATGAAGGCCAATTTGTACTTCGCTCCTCCTGGAGTGAGCATTCCAGCGTATACTCGAATCATCATCAGAATGTTTGAGAAGTATAGAAGGCAATTGCATAAGGCGCAGTCCAGGGTCAAAAAGCTCATTCCCTGGGGTTCCCCTGTCGTAGCTGGGAGCAGACAAGGGGACACGTTGGATGCACTGTCGGCAAAGACTACTGCCTCTGTTGGAACAAAAGGCTCCCCTTTTACCAGAGGATCGTTACGTAGAG aaACAAGCCCCGGAATTAAGAACTATTCAGACAATGATGCTTCTGAGCGGAGAAGAACTTTGAAAAGCTCAAGTACTACGGTTCAGCAACCCACTGCTTCCTCAACCAGCAGTAAATCAACGAGTACAGTTACCGCACCTCCGTTTAAAATAGACAGTGATAGTGACGGTGATGGTGACTTAATGCAGTCCTATTTGGATCAACATTGTACGCCAACTAAGAGCTCCTTGGCTAAGAAAACGCTGAAGAGCTCTGCAAGAAGTGGAAAAATTTCTGACTTTGTAGAGACTCGGGAAATAAGAGGAGCTAGCTTGAAAGGAAAATCATTATTGACAAAACTAACGTCAAGCGAAGGCGGAGTTCATTCTAATAGTTTGCGTAATAATGATCCAAAAGAGGCGCGTAAGAAAGCTACCAATGTAGACGTTCGCGATTCAGAAATGTTATTCGATGGCAGTGTTAACTTAGATTTAGACTCAGTTGAAATCCAGTCAGTTGCTATGGGTAGCTCACCTCCgaaaggtgaaaaagaaaaagaaattgtagcGAATTCAGCAAAGACTAAAGGCGAGGCTAAAGGTGAAAGTCCAGCAAGCAAAATAGACGTTTTACCAGATGGTAGGGAAGTTGAAAATGATGTCTGCTTGATGGAAACTGAACTAGAAAACGAGGGTGATGTTCTTCGGCCTCCAAGGCATAGGAGTATTTCGCGGCCTTTCATGGAGGATGACTCTACTGATGATGAAAACGAGTGTGTGAGACCGGCTACATCAGAGGAGGAAGGCACGAAGACAGCTACAACTAGAAACAGAAAGCAGAAAGAGAATGTAGAGGAACATCTTGTGTCTCCACAGAGCGAATCCGAAGCCATGCTTAGCAGGAGTATTCTGGAAAAGATGGGGAAGGAGGTGGAGGATGATGAACTGAAACCATCACAAGCGTTATGCAACCCTGATGTAACGTCCAGTAAACTGGACAAAGAACCTGAGGCTGTCGGTGAATTTGAAAATACTGGGAGTTCATTGACGGCTTCAAGTTCTTTTGTTAAGCAGACAGAAGATATATTTGTAGAGGAAGATCATCTTGAAGTGACTGAGAGTCAGCGTACGAGGGAGAAGCGTTCGGAGGCAGCTGAAAGAGCAGCAGTTGCTGCAGAGAACAGACTAAAGACGAAGACACGAAGAGGATTGCTTGAGGCGTGTTCGTCAAG CTCTCAAGACCACTTCGAAGTGAAGCAGCCAAGCGAAATAACAGAGGATGCACTATTGGAATCAACGGTAGAATGCCCGTTGTGTTTTGAGCGTTTTACTTCCAAAGAAATAGAAGCTCATGCATCAGACTGCCAGGGTCCACCCCCACAGGCGCAGTTTGGCTTACAAACGAACAGGGAGGAGCCTGGTTTTAGGAGCAAGCCTGGACCGAGTTTCAGAAG TGTTCCTTCCGAAGGTGCGAACACAGTTTACCGTACTTTAAGTGGCGAAAGAGGAGAGTTGAAAAACCTTAGAGTCGTGCTTCAGAGGTCTCCTTTGGCGAGACAGAAACTACTCCAGAAAGACACTTCAACGTCGGATTCTGCCTCTGCTAAGCGAAATCTTGACTTTGAAACCAGTTGTGCAACCTCTGGAATATTTGATCAACACGGTAGTTCTAGAAGCTTTGATCGAGGTTCGCGAAAACCCAGTAGGGACACCAAAGGAGCCTCAAGGGCTGAGTCAGAGAGTGAAGAGACAGTTTACGAGAAAAACGAGAGAGAAACCAGTCCTAGTGTCCTTAACTGGCTTGAAACATCAag GACTTCGGAAGATgtcattttccctttttgtcCATTCAGCGCGGAAAAGAAGAAAGCAGCACAGACATTCCTCGGTGAGTACATTCCCTTGAACATGAGcaaggaaagacaagaaaatgaaagtggcAGTACCGAAGAGCCCGAGTATCGACAAACCTCCTGTGGAACAGAAGAAGTGGAGTCGGACAGCGATTCATCAGTTAGTAGTGGTATATGTGATGACAGCCTCATGATGCAGTACGGAGCTCAGCGCATTTCTGCGCGTTGTAAAGAATCCAGGAAAATTCGAGAAGAAGGAACCGACGAAAATGATATCGCACTTGCCATACTTGGTGGTCGAAGCAAGAAACGCCCCCTATCTTTATCAAAAAGCTCTAAGGCCAAGAAGTCTCGGAGGCCAAGAGATTCTGAGAGCGAGGAGAGTGACGAGTATCACGTGGTCTGTGAGCTCTGTAACGAGAAGATTCCGAAAGAAATGTACTCGCAGCACGTGGATGAAGAACTGGAGGCTAAGAAAAGGACATCAATAGCGCAGCGTAAAGTAGGAG TAGTTACCCTGAAGGACAGGAGTCAGGGAAGCAGCAGAGACAAAGATAGAAG GGTTGTTGCAAAAAACAGACAGATTGAGAAACCCTCGCAAACTGTTGCAACAGAAGACACTGATGAACTCGAAGTGGACTGGGACGATGTCAGTAATTCACCAATCAAATGTTTCCAGTTTACGGAAAATTCGAACAGTGTCGTGGACTTCGAGAATCAATTTGAACACCTGAAAGAGAGCAAGAACAACAAAAGGCAATCAAAATACGGGCAGAAGGAGCCCAGTTACGGGAGGTCTGGTTTCCGTGGGGGAAATAAAAGTTCCGGTAACAGAGGGAATAACAGAGGATCGTATAACAGGGGTTATGGACGCGGGAAGAAGTATAAAAAGTACAGAGGATCGCGCGGAAGGAAGTAG
- the LOC131785501 gene encoding enolase-phosphatase E1 isoform X2 produces MNKNRREASSSSYARGMGNFVSRARSKSRVVIEDIDDDEIEEINTQEVAETVRNNRSSRPRTRRQKQEAELTTGSGSEENGDWDEEELRQVLIMSRIEADKQEERRKMCGSFEDVISDVQGEIKPLRSDGLKTNVKECSKRSPGSEEDQRERAESPDLFSTPLEEKENPARKKVPRNVDSDTDHPNSPPLPVTVRSNGADLSDDSGKESSSYQAASSSRQHKTKVRRKLKLRRTKRDESGFPNLTGTKSDNDLTLEEVRGNDQKSQRENSKSGDNNNTGEKRKLEQDDDDITDDEEAIVVLEKKDLPKRQKLSSVVHDSDSDELQDVNKKGCKRSPDGIDDPSPKRMASTTLTVRLSRRYKNVQCRPTSLKEAMKANLYFAPPGVSIPAYTRIIIRMFEKYRRQLHKAQSRVKKLIPWGSPVVAGSRQGDTLDALSAKTTASVGTKGSPFTRGSLRRETSPGIKNYSDNDASERRRTLKSSSTTVQQPTASSTSSKSTSTVTAPPFKIDSDSDGDGDLMQSYLDQHCTPTKSSLAKKTLKSSARSGKISDFVETREIRGASLKGKSLLTKLTSSEGGVHSNSLRNNDPKEARKKATNVDVRDSEMLFDGSVNLDLDSVEIQSVAMGSSPPKGEKEKEIVANSAKTKGEAKGESPASKIDVLPDGREVENDVCLMETELENEGDVLRPPRHRSISRPFMEDDSTDDENECVRPATSEEEGTKTATTRNRKQKENVEEHLVSPQSESEAMLSRSILEKMGKEVEDDELKPSQALCNPDVTSSKLDKEPEAVGEFENTGSSLTASSSFVKQTEDIFVEEDHLEVTESQRTREKRSEAAERAAVAAENRLKTKTRRGLLEACSSSSQDHFEVKQPSEITEDALLESTVECPLCFERFTSKEIEAHASDCQGPPPQAQFGLQTNREEPGFRSKPGPSFRSVPSEGANTVYRTLSGERGELKNLRVVLQRSPLARQKLLQKDTSTSDSASAKRNLDFETSCATSGIFDQHGSSRSFDRGSRKPSRDTKGASRAESESEETVYEKNERETSPSVLNWLETSRTSEDVIFPFCPFSAEKKKAAQTFLGEYIPLNMSKERQENESGSTEEPEYRQTSCGTEEVESDSDSSVSSGICDDSLMMQYGAQRISARCKESRKIREEGTDENDIALAILGGRSKKRPLSLSKSSKAKKSRRPRDSESEESDEYHVVCELCNEKIPKEMYSQHVDEELEAKKRTSIAQRKVGVVTLKDRSQGSSRDKDRRVAKNRQIEKPSQTVATEDTDELEVDWDDVSNSPIKCFQFTENSNSVVDFENQFEHLKESKNNKRQSKYGQKEPSYGRSGFRGGNKSSGNRGNNRGSYNRGYGRGKKYKKYRGSRGRK; encoded by the exons atgaataaaaatcgtCGTGAAGCCAGCAGCTCATCATATGCAAGAGGCATGGGAAATTTCGTCAGTCGGGCTCGGTCGAAGAGCAGAGTCGTGATCGAGGATATCGATGACGATGAAATTGAGGAAATAAATACG CAAGAGGTGGCAGAAACTGTGAGGAATAACAGGTCATCAAGACCGAGGACAAGGAGGCAAAAACAAGAGGCTGAATTAA CAACAGGTAGTGGTAGTGAAGAGAATGGTGACTGGGATGAAGAGGAGTTACGA CAAGTTCTTATCATGAGTAGAATTGAGGCAGATAAGCAAgaggaaagaaggaaaatgtgtGGAAGTTTTGAAGATGTG ATTAGCGATGTTCAAGGGGAAATTAAGCCCCTGAGATCAGATGGACTGAAAACTAATGTGAAAGAATGTTCAAAAAGAAGCCCAG gTAGTGAAGAAGATCAAAGAGAGCGTGCTGAATCTCCAGACTTGTTCTCTACTCCtcttgaagaaaaagaaaacccagcCAGAAAGAAG GTGCCTAGGAATGTTGACAGTGACACAGACCATCCAAACAGCCCCCCTTTACCTGTCACTGTGAGGTCAAATGGTGCTGACCTAAGTGATGACAGTGGAAAAGAGTCAAGTTCCTATCAGGCTGCCTCTTCTTCCAG GCAGCACAAAACGAAGGTAAggagaaagttgaaattgagaAGAACTAAGAGAGACGAATCAGGCTTTCCAAACCTAACAGGAACAAAATCAGACAATGATTTGACTTTGGAAGAGGTTAGGGGTAATGATCAAAAATCTCAGAGGGAAAATTCCAAGAGTGGAGATAATAACAACACTGGAGAGAAGCGTAAACTTGAGCaagatgatgatgacataaCAGATGACGAGGAAGCAATTGTAGTATTGGAAAAGAAAGATCTTCCGAAACGGCAAAAACTGTCTTCAGTTGTGCACGATAGTGATTCAGATGAATTGCAAGATGTGAACAAGAAAGGTTGTAAAAGGTCACCTGATGGAATTGATGATCCTTCTCCAAAAAGAATGGCT TCTACAACTTTAACTGTTCGTCTATCTCGCCGATACAAGAATGTGCAGTGTAGACCCACCTCTCTAAAAGAAGCCATGAAGGCCAATTTGTACTTCGCTCCTCCTGGAGTGAGCATTCCAGCGTATACTCGAATCATCATCAGAATGTTTGAGAAGTATAGAAGGCAATTGCATAAGGCGCAGTCCAGGGTCAAAAAGCTCATTCCCTGGGGTTCCCCTGTCGTAGCTGGGAGCAGACAAGGGGACACGTTGGATGCACTGTCGGCAAAGACTACTGCCTCTGTTGGAACAAAAGGCTCCCCTTTTACCAGAGGATCGTTACGTAGAG aaACAAGCCCCGGAATTAAGAACTATTCAGACAATGATGCTTCTGAGCGGAGAAGAACTTTGAAAAGCTCAAGTACTACGGTTCAGCAACCCACTGCTTCCTCAACCAGCAGTAAATCAACGAGTACAGTTACCGCACCTCCGTTTAAAATAGACAGTGATAGTGACGGTGATGGTGACTTAATGCAGTCCTATTTGGATCAACATTGTACGCCAACTAAGAGCTCCTTGGCTAAGAAAACGCTGAAGAGCTCTGCAAGAAGTGGAAAAATTTCTGACTTTGTAGAGACTCGGGAAATAAGAGGAGCTAGCTTGAAAGGAAAATCATTATTGACAAAACTAACGTCAAGCGAAGGCGGAGTTCATTCTAATAGTTTGCGTAATAATGATCCAAAAGAGGCGCGTAAGAAAGCTACCAATGTAGACGTTCGCGATTCAGAAATGTTATTCGATGGCAGTGTTAACTTAGATTTAGACTCAGTTGAAATCCAGTCAGTTGCTATGGGTAGCTCACCTCCgaaaggtgaaaaagaaaaagaaattgtagcGAATTCAGCAAAGACTAAAGGCGAGGCTAAAGGTGAAAGTCCAGCAAGCAAAATAGACGTTTTACCAGATGGTAGGGAAGTTGAAAATGATGTCTGCTTGATGGAAACTGAACTAGAAAACGAGGGTGATGTTCTTCGGCCTCCAAGGCATAGGAGTATTTCGCGGCCTTTCATGGAGGATGACTCTACTGATGATGAAAACGAGTGTGTGAGACCGGCTACATCAGAGGAGGAAGGCACGAAGACAGCTACAACTAGAAACAGAAAGCAGAAAGAGAATGTAGAGGAACATCTTGTGTCTCCACAGAGCGAATCCGAAGCCATGCTTAGCAGGAGTATTCTGGAAAAGATGGGGAAGGAGGTGGAGGATGATGAACTGAAACCATCACAAGCGTTATGCAACCCTGATGTAACGTCCAGTAAACTGGACAAAGAACCTGAGGCTGTCGGTGAATTTGAAAATACTGGGAGTTCATTGACGGCTTCAAGTTCTTTTGTTAAGCAGACAGAAGATATATTTGTAGAGGAAGATCATCTTGAAGTGACTGAGAGTCAGCGTACGAGGGAGAAGCGTTCGGAGGCAGCTGAAAGAGCAGCAGTTGCTGCAGAGAACAGACTAAAGACGAAGACACGAAGAGGATTGCTTGAGGCGTGTTCGTCAAG CTCTCAAGACCACTTCGAAGTGAAGCAGCCAAGCGAAATAACAGAGGATGCACTATTGGAATCAACGGTAGAATGCCCGTTGTGTTTTGAGCGTTTTACTTCCAAAGAAATAGAAGCTCATGCATCAGACTGCCAGGGTCCACCCCCACAGGCGCAGTTTGGCTTACAAACGAACAGGGAGGAGCCTGGTTTTAGGAGCAAGCCTGGACCGAGTTTCAGAAG TGTTCCTTCCGAAGGTGCGAACACAGTTTACCGTACTTTAAGTGGCGAAAGAGGAGAGTTGAAAAACCTTAGAGTCGTGCTTCAGAGGTCTCCTTTGGCGAGACAGAAACTACTCCAGAAAGACACTTCAACGTCGGATTCTGCCTCTGCTAAGCGAAATCTTGACTTTGAAACCAGTTGTGCAACCTCTGGAATATTTGATCAACACGGTAGTTCTAGAAGCTTTGATCGAGGTTCGCGAAAACCCAGTAGGGACACCAAAGGAGCCTCAAGGGCTGAGTCAGAGAGTGAAGAGACAGTTTACGAGAAAAACGAGAGAGAAACCAGTCCTAGTGTCCTTAACTGGCTTGAAACATCAag GACTTCGGAAGATgtcattttccctttttgtcCATTCAGCGCGGAAAAGAAGAAAGCAGCACAGACATTCCTCGGTGAGTACATTCCCTTGAACATGAGcaaggaaagacaagaaaatgaaagtggcAGTACCGAAGAGCCCGAGTATCGACAAACCTCCTGTGGAACAGAAGAAGTGGAGTCGGACAGCGATTCATCAGTTAGTAGTGGTATATGTGATGACAGCCTCATGATGCAGTACGGAGCTCAGCGCATTTCTGCGCGTTGTAAAGAATCCAGGAAAATTCGAGAAGAAGGAACCGACGAAAATGATATCGCACTTGCCATACTTGGTGGTCGAAGCAAGAAACGCCCCCTATCTTTATCAAAAAGCTCTAAGGCCAAGAAGTCTCGGAGGCCAAGAGATTCTGAGAGCGAGGAGAGTGACGAGTATCACGTGGTCTGTGAGCTCTGTAACGAGAAGATTCCGAAAGAAATGTACTCGCAGCACGTGGATGAAGAACTGGAGGCTAAGAAAAGGACATCAATAGCGCAGCGTAAAGTAGGAG TAGTTACCCTGAAGGACAGGAGTCAGGGAAGCAGCAGAGACAAAGATAGAAGG GTTGCAAAAAACAGACAGATTGAGAAACCCTCGCAAACTGTTGCAACAGAAGACACTGATGAACTCGAAGTGGACTGGGACGATGTCAGTAATTCACCAATCAAATGTTTCCAGTTTACGGAAAATTCGAACAGTGTCGTGGACTTCGAGAATCAATTTGAACACCTGAAAGAGAGCAAGAACAACAAAAGGCAATCAAAATACGGGCAGAAGGAGCCCAGTTACGGGAGGTCTGGTTTCCGTGGGGGAAATAAAAGTTCCGGTAACAGAGGGAATAACAGAGGATCGTATAACAGGGGTTATGGACGCGGGAAGAAGTATAAAAAGTACAGAGGATCGCGCGGAAGGAAGTAG